The genomic window CTGCATCTCGCGCTGCTCGCGGTGCCGTTCGTTGTCACCCTGCTGCTGGTGATCCGCACCCCGTTCGCCCTGGTCGGCCTGCTCGCCGTCCCGCTCGCGGTGCGCGCCAACGCGCCGGTGCGCTCGGGCGGCAACGGCCTGGAACTGATTCCGGCGCTGCGCGATTCCGGCCTCGCCCTGCTGGTCTGGTCGACGCTGACGGCGCTGGCGCTCGGCTTCGCCTGAACCGGAGGCGGCGAGTCGAAGGTCGGATAGGCCGCTGCGCCCGTCTCGCGCGCCTCGCGGAGATCGCTTGCTCCGCGAGGCGCGCGACGAGTCCGGGCGCACCTCAGTTCGTGGACTGGGCGACCAACAGCTGGCGAAGCTTCGCCCGATTGGGCTTCCCCGGTCCGTGCAGCGGCAGTTCGTCCAGCAACGCCAGCTCGCGCGGGGCGGCGATGGCGTCGAGTTCGCGGACGACGTGGTCGCGCAGTTCCTCGAGTGTCGGGGTGGCTCCGGCGGTGGGCACCACCGCGACCGCCACGCGCTGGCCGAGCCGCTCGTCGGGCAGGCCGAGCACCACGCACTCGCTGATAGCCGGATGGGTGACCAGCACGGCCTCCACGACCTGCGGAATGACCAGCAGCCCGCCCGTCATGATGGCCTCGTCCAGCCGTCCGGTGACGTGCAGGACGCCGGTCTCGAAAGTGCCCGCGTCCTCGGTGCGGAACCAACCGGGTTCGGCGAAGGCGGGATGGTCGGGCTGGCCGCGGTAGCCGCCGGCGATCATGGCGCCGCCGAGCAGGATGCGACCGTCTTCGATGCGCACCTCGGCGCCGTCCAGCGGCACGCCTTCGTAGACGCAGCCGCCGCAGGTCTCGCTCATGCCGTAGGTGCGAACGACGTTGATACCAGCCGCTTTCGCGCGCTCGTAGACCGGAAGCGGGGTGGCCGCGCCGCCCACGAGCACCGCGTCGAGTTCGGCGAGCGCCTCGGCCGCGCCCGGAGCGTCGAGCGCCTTGATGAGCTGGGTCGGCACCAGGGCGGTGTAGCGGCGCGGGCCGCGCATGCCCGCCACCGCGCCGGCCAGCGCCTCGGGCAGGAAGCCGCCGGAGACGTCCAGCACGGTGGGTTCGGTGCCCGCCAGGATGCTGCGCAAGAGCACCTGGATACCGGCGATGTGGTGGGTGGGCAGCGCGAGCAGCCAGGCTCCCGGGCCGCCGAGCCGGTCGTGGGTCGCGGTGCCGCTCGCGCGCAGGGCGGAGGCGCTGAGCATGGCGCCCTTGGGCACGCCCGTGGTGCCGGAGGTGGTGACCACCAGCGCCACGTCGTCGTCGATCGTCTCGCCGGGGGAGAGCGCGTCGCTGAGCCGACGGGCCTCCCTGCGGTCGCTGGTCGGGATGGGCAGCCACGCGGGACCGTTGCCCTCCAACGCTTCTCGCAGATGCGGCAGCACGTCGCCCAAGCCGGATCCGGTGGGCATCGGCAAAGTCCGCAAGGTGTTACTCACGACCGCACCTCGCCGTCGCTCGGTTCCATCACGACAGCGATCGTGTCATGCCCGCGCCGCCGCGCGCGGAACGGGTCGGTTTGCTGGGGCGGCGCGCGGGGAGTGCGGCCGCCCCGAAGGAATGGGGCTCGGATAGGCCAGACATCGAGACTGCGATTCACTCGTCGGACGGGACGCGGACGGCGATCGCCCGGGCATCGGCGGCCGGGGGGCCGTTGGAGGGTGTTGTCGGACGGAGTCCGCCCTCAGCCTGCGCATGGCCGGAGCGAATGCGGAGGTACGCCTATCGTCCTCGCCGGGACAGGGCTTGGCAACTCGGCATTCGGACCCCGGTCCGCTCGTCGCGCCGCGATCAGTCGTCCGACCAGCGGGAATCCCGGCGAATCGGATGTTCGGGCGGAATCTCCACGAGCACGATCGGCACGCCGTCCGGGTCCCGTATCCACATTTCGATCAGGCCCCACGGCTCCCGCTCGGGCGCTCGATCGATGGGGATTCCCTTCAGCGCGAGCTCGGCCGCGGCGTCGGAGGCATCGCGCACCTGCAACCAGATCGCGCCGGTGAAAGCCGTCGAAGTACCCGTCCCGCCGTGCCCCGCGACCTCGACCAGCGACTGTCCAGCGAAGAAAACGGTTCCACCTGGATATTCCCTGGCGATCGCGAGACCGAGTCCGTCGCGATAGAACTCGAGCGTCTTCGCGTAGTTCCCAGGCCGCAGAATCACCCGGCTGCTGAGGATCTCCATGTGGCCAGTCCCTTCGTCAGAAGTACCAGGGGTAGGGCGTCCAGTCCGGCTTGCGTTTCTCCAGGAACGCGTCGCGGCCTTCGACGGCTTCGTCGGTCATGTACGCCATGCGGGTGGCTTCGCCCGCGAACAGCTGCTGGCCGACCAGCCCGTCGTCGAGCAGGTTGAACGCGTACTTGAGCATGCGCTGGGCCTGCGGGGACTTGCCGTTGATGTCGGCGGTCCACTCCAGCGCGACGTCTTCCAGCTCGGCGTGGTCGACGACCTTGTTGACCGCGCCCATCTGGTGCATTTCCTCGGCGGTGTAGGGACGGCCGAGGAAGAAGATCTCGCGGGCGAACTTCTGGCCCACCATCTTGGCCAGGTAGGCGCTGCCGTAGCCGCCGTCGAAGCTGCCCACGTCGGCGTCGGTCTGCTTGAACCTGGCGTGCTCGCGGCTGGCCAGGGTCAGGTCGCAGACCACGTGCAGGCTGTGTCCTCCGCCCGCGGCCCAGCCGTTGACCAGGGCGATGACGACCTTGGGCATGAAGCGGATGAGGCGCTGCACCTCCAGGATGTGCAGCCTGCCCGCGCGCGCCTGGTCGACGGTGTCGGCGGTCTCGCCGCTGGCGTACTGGTAACCGCTGCGGCCGCGGATGCGCTGGTCGCCGCCGGAGCAGAAGGCCCAGCCGCCGTCCTTGGGGCTCGGGCCGTTGCCGGTGATCAGGACCGCGCCGACGTCGGAGGTCATCCGCGCGTGGTCGAGCACCCGGTAGAGCTCGTCGACGGTGTGCGGGCGAAACGCGTTGCGCACCTCGGGGCGATCGAACGCCACCCGCACCGTGCCCTGCTCGATATGGCGGTGGTAGGTGATGTCGGTCAGATTCTCGAATCCGGGGACCGGTCGCCACAGCTTGGGATTGAACGTCACGCTTGTGATTATTGCCCGCGGCGAAAGATCCGGGGCCAGCGACTTCCGCGCGTGGCGGCGCCGAGGACTTGACGGTGTAAAACTACGCGTTACCGTGCAGGTATGAGCGAGCGTGTGAAACCTGTTCCAGATAATGCCGCAGGCGCAGCCGAATCGGGTGCGCAGCGTTCCAACGGGACGGCGATCCGCCCGCGCATCGATCGCAGCGCGGTGGACGAGAACCGGTACGAGAAACACGGCGGTTTCCCGAAGGTGTCCCGCGCGCGGATCGGCTCGAATTTCGGGCCTTTCGTGGACGCCATGCGGACGTTGCAAGATCTGGCGGTCTCCGTCGACGCGCCGGACGAGGTGTTCGGCGAGGCGCTGGCCAAGGCGCGGGAACTCGCCGAGCTGCTCGAGCCGTATCGCGCACCGGAATTGCAGGGTCCGGCCGGGCGCGCGGTGGAGCTGCCCGGCCGCGGCAGCCTGTTGCTGCTGCCCTGGCAGGTGGTCTCGGCCGGGCCGGACGGCATCACCATGACGGGCGAGTTCCGCCGATTCCATCTCGGCGGCAACGGCGCCGCGCACGGTGGCGTGCTTCCGCTGCTGTTCGACGACCTGCTCGGCATGATCGTGCACTACGCGGGCAGGCCGATCAGCCGCACGGCCTACCTACACGTCAACTACCGCAAGGTAACTCCGCTGGAGCGGACGCTGACAGTGTGCGGACGCGTCGACCGCATCGAGGGCCGCAAGACCTTCATCACCGCCGAATTACGCGATGAGCAGGGCGATTTGCTCGCCGATTGTGAAGGACTGATGGTGCAGTTGCTGCCGTGGCAGCCGTGAGCGGAAGTAGCTAATGTGACCGCGCGCACCAGTGCGTATAGTGGCGTGCGCTCGTTCATCGACATCTATTTCGGAGGAACCTGAAAGTGGTTGCAGCACTGTCTGAATCCCTGCTCGACGACGCGAAGCGCTCGGCCTTCCTTGCCGATGCCAAGGAGGTTCTGGACGCCGAGGTGTCGGATAAGGGCGGCGCGTCGGGCCTGGCGGTCAAGGGTGGCTACGCGGCGGTGAAGAAGATCAGCCCGTCCATCGTCCCGGACGCGCTGGAATCGTTGGCCCCCAAGCTGGTCGAGCAGCTGGAGCCGTTCTGGCAGGAGTACAAGGCTTCGGGTTCGGGTCAGTTCGCCGACCTGCTCGTCGCCAAGTCCGACGAGGTCGCCGAGGCGTTGCTCCAGGTGACCGACGCCCGCGCCGAGGCCTCCTCGCGCCCCGCGCTGCAGAAGGTGTACTCCTCGATGCGCTCCTCGGCCAAGAAGAACGTCATCGAAGCCCTGCCGCGCCTCGGCGACCTGGTGCAGCGCCACGCGAACTGATCGCGCCCAGCGAGCGCACGCCGAGTTCCGGACAACCGAACTCGGCGTGCGGCCTCGTTCGCCGCACAGCGCCGCCGTGCTTCAGCGCAGCGCACCGAATGCCCGAGCGGCGAGCACGGCGCGCACTCGAACCCGACCGCTCGATCCCGCCCTCCCAGCCACCTCGAGGGCGAGTCTTACGAGCCCGTTCGCGGCCGTCTCGCTTCCGAGCGGTCGAAGCGCATGCGACGCAGTCGCGAGTCTCGACCGCTCGGAAGCGAGACATAAAGGCCGCGAACACGCGCGCGCCAGCGCGCCAACAAACACTGTGACCAGGGTGACGGAGACGGCGGGGAGACTGTCTGAGAGGCTGGTGACGTGAACCCGTCTACCGCTCAGGCTCGAGTAGTCGTCGACGAACTCGTGCGCGGAGGTGTCCGCGATGTGGTGCTGTGCCCCGGCTCGCGGAACGCTCCGCTGGCCTTCGCGCTGCAAGCCGCCGACGCGGCCGGTCGGTTGCGGCTGCACATGCGCATCGATGAGCGGACCGCGGGCTTTCTCGCCATCGGCTTGGCGATCGCGGGCGGCAATCCGGTCCCGGTGGTGATGACCTCCGGCACGGCCGTAGCGAATCTCGGCC from Nocardia bhagyanarayanae includes these protein-coding regions:
- the menE gene encoding o-succinylbenzoate--CoA ligase, producing MPTGSGLGDVLPHLREALEGNGPAWLPIPTSDRREARRLSDALSPGETIDDDVALVVTTSGTTGVPKGAMLSASALRASGTATHDRLGGPGAWLLALPTHHIAGIQVLLRSILAGTEPTVLDVSGGFLPEALAGAVAGMRGPRRYTALVPTQLIKALDAPGAAEALAELDAVLVGGAATPLPVYERAKAAGINVVRTYGMSETCGGCVYEGVPLDGAEVRIEDGRILLGGAMIAGGYRGQPDHPAFAEPGWFRTEDAGTFETGVLHVTGRLDEAIMTGGLLVIPQVVEAVLVTHPAISECVVLGLPDERLGQRVAVAVVPTAGATPTLEELRDHVVRELDAIAAPRELALLDELPLHGPGKPNRAKLRQLLVAQSTN
- a CDS encoding VOC family protein; translated protein: MEILSSRVILRPGNYAKTLEFYRDGLGLAIAREYPGGTVFFAGQSLVEVAGHGGTGTSTAFTGAIWLQVRDASDAAAELALKGIPIDRAPEREPWGLIEMWIRDPDGVPIVLVEIPPEHPIRRDSRWSDD
- a CDS encoding 1,4-dihydroxy-2-naphthoyl-CoA synthase, yielding MTFNPKLWRPVPGFENLTDITYHRHIEQGTVRVAFDRPEVRNAFRPHTVDELYRVLDHARMTSDVGAVLITGNGPSPKDGGWAFCSGGDQRIRGRSGYQYASGETADTVDQARAGRLHILEVQRLIRFMPKVVIALVNGWAAGGGHSLHVVCDLTLASREHARFKQTDADVGSFDGGYGSAYLAKMVGQKFAREIFFLGRPYTAEEMHQMGAVNKVVDHAELEDVALEWTADINGKSPQAQRMLKYAFNLLDDGLVGQQLFAGEATRMAYMTDEAVEGRDAFLEKRKPDWTPYPWYF
- a CDS encoding PaaI family thioesterase; translation: MSERVKPVPDNAAGAAESGAQRSNGTAIRPRIDRSAVDENRYEKHGGFPKVSRARIGSNFGPFVDAMRTLQDLAVSVDAPDEVFGEALAKARELAELLEPYRAPELQGPAGRAVELPGRGSLLLLPWQVVSAGPDGITMTGEFRRFHLGGNGAAHGGVLPLLFDDLLGMIVHYAGRPISRTAYLHVNYRKVTPLERTLTVCGRVDRIEGRKTFITAELRDEQGDLLADCEGLMVQLLPWQP
- a CDS encoding DUF6918 family protein, which encodes MVAALSESLLDDAKRSAFLADAKEVLDAEVSDKGGASGLAVKGGYAAVKKISPSIVPDALESLAPKLVEQLEPFWQEYKASGSGQFADLLVAKSDEVAEALLQVTDARAEASSRPALQKVYSSMRSSAKKNVIEALPRLGDLVQRHAN